Genomic segment of Pangasianodon hypophthalmus isolate fPanHyp1 chromosome 22, fPanHyp1.pri, whole genome shotgun sequence:
attttttttaaatattcaaatagcAGGCTCATTATTCAGACTTGTACCATAATATTCTGGATATTTCTTAAAGCCATAGAGCATTCTATTCCTGAGCCTTCCACAGACAGGACATAGCAGGTCACTGTTGTTTTTCAAGTTGTGACGTAGTGATTCTAGCTCTGCCCGTTACCTTAAATCACACTTCACAGAACAgtacattttacagtaaacagtaaaaaaaaaaaataaccgcACTCTTACAattgcaaaaatgtttttctttttaatttaaccCAAAGTGGggcttgtttctttttccactATCTCTTGCTTATTCGAAGCATGTCAAAGtacacaacaaataaacaaccaaaaataaatCGTCATGAAATAAATTACCATATAAGTCAGCATCAGTATATCACAGTCGTCTTTCAAAAGAGGGAGAAGAATACACAAGTCTACGAGTCATCAATAGTAAATCGATAGATATCATAACTACATCTGTAAATATTCCGACATAGTACTTGTCAATGCATCAAGTCTTTTATTAAAGTATGGATTAAACGCATTCAATAGAACTCAATAACAACGTATCTGGTGATGGTGGGTTCTATCACTgtaacagtaacaacaacaaaaaaataaaagcatggaCCCCCCCTGGAGATCCCCAGAGCCCATGCTAAGAAAGCACTGGTTTAGCTAACTGCAGCATACTTGACAGGTATTATACAACCAAGGACTTTCCAGTGAGTTGGAAAACTAGTGCTAAAAGAAGATCTATAATAATCatacaatttatttgtatagaactTTTTATAACCCATAGATGGATACAAtgattaaaaagcaaaataaataaataaaagcacctTTTTGGAGGAGATTATCAGTTGGCAAGATTATAAACTTGAGACAACGGGTTTTAAATTAAGTGTGTGAGTTTTTCTCACATTTATTGGAAAACAGTTTTAGTGGCGAAATTGTCTAATTGTTCTGACATTATCTTTATCAGACTATGTGAAATGATATCTGATGAGAAATAGTGGAACAGAATGTACCTGCAGAAATGCCCTGTACTCACTGTAGTGGTTAGTGTATGCATACTCAAAGATAGTTCAGTTTTTTGAAGCTCTCTTCACCCTTATCTCATGAAAGCTTGAGTTGCGTCCTGCCTCGCTGGTTTCTGAAGCAAGCGAATGAAGTGAGAGCTAACGAACATTTCACTTGATCAGGTAAGCTTATTGTTTCATTGGTTTCAGTGATTTTGCTTAGAGAAATAGtcttgtttgttaaaaaaaaaaaaagtaatgtaagTAAAAATAAGTAAGTACAAATAATGGACATGTCCAAACTATACAGACAATAATGTGATTGCTTTTATAACACAGTAACTATAAAgtaaatataagtaaatataacTCATTTTTTGTATCACTGTAAAGCTAAATAATGTACATTATAGATTATGTATAATATAAGGATATGTTATTCATTCTTGCTTTTATTTGGATGTTCTGCAGATAATctacagattattattaatttttttttaattgaatagcTGATTGATTTAAAATTGTGTTACGGTTGAGATTAAGGTTTTGGAAACTGAGGATTTGGAGAGATGGAAGTGAtagttttaaaaatcatttaaatattttagtaaaCATTTGAACATTCAAAGAAATATTACTTCAGCATCTACAGAAGACACTTGACAGAAGacagttaaagaaaaatactgcttcattttattttaattaaattacatgGCAAACAGGTTTAATTCTGAGGAAAACAGCAGGCTCTATGAGGCATTTTGCTTTTTTAGCAGGACATATTCATGTCTTTAATGTATTAACCTGCCAATATTGATCAGAAAAGAGCAGGAAAAGCTTTATCAGGcaaatttcagttttttaattCGTGAGTGTATTTTGTTTGATGGAAtggtttatgtatttatatacaatattccAATATTACTGGAGATTTAGTGctattttgtgtgtatatgtgtgtttacgtgtgtgtttattcttgcatgtacgtgtgtgtggcCTTGTTTGGGGGGTGGTATGCTTATCTCCTTAAAACACCCATAGCCCTATCTTTCCACAGAACAGTGCAGTGTGGGCAGGGCAACTTTCCATCCCTCACACGTAGATACAATTACAAATGCACTTGCTGAAAATTATACACTGCATCCTCTTAGTAAATTAAGGTTTTGTACAACAGTCCTGTAGTTTTAAGATACTGAGCCATAAAGCTTGGACTCTCAATAAagttagaaaaaataaaaagagatatCCTGATTTTTCCCTAGTGTTTTCTTCTAGAAACTAGATGATTATTTCCCAGACCTTCGTTGATGGAGTAAAGGTCGTTCTCTATAGTTTCTAAATAAACATGcattcacataataataataataataataataatatacagtgtatatatatatatatatatatatatatatatatatatatatatatatatatatatatatatatattatatatacatgtataggCTTAGTGGCATATACATatagtggcttagtggttagcatgttttcctctcacctccagGGTTCGATTTctacctccaccctgtgtgcatgaagcttgcatgttctccttgtgcttcaggggtttcctctgggtacactggtttcctcccccaatcCAACACATGCGCTGTAGGCTTCTCGACACTTCCAAattgtgtgcgattgtgccctgcgatgggttggcatccaatccagggtgtcccctgccttgtgccctttGTCCTCTGGGATAAGAgccaggctccctgcaaccctgtgtaggataagcagtacagaaaattgATGGATGGagatatatactatatatgctTATTAAATATGCTTGGGGtgtcaaataattttttatttttttttttaaagttgttttaaGGCAACCTTTTTGCTAGAATAAAGATAAATAGTTTCTCCTGTTGATTGAGTggaaatttgaattgaattattgtatgtaatgtttatgttatacagtcatttttctcttttgtttcttcACTAGAATCAGAGattatactgaaatataataaatgtataagtCTTATTTTTAATCGTAGGtaatattttggtgtaaaatgtcTCATATATTTAGTAgcatgtaaataacatttttagaaTTGCTAATCTTTTGAAGTGTGACAATTCATTTCAGTTATGCTTATAAAATTCTGTGTTGAAGGAGAGTAAAGATGACAACGTTCCGTTGCCGAGTTATACTTTTGGATGACACTGTCGTTGAGCGGGACCTGGAGGTCAGTTCCCAGTCCCTGTATTTACCTTCTAATATTTCTATCAACAGTCTGTCTTACAAAAATCTCCAATGATGAGAGCATTTTATGTATCTGTGATCATAGAAAAAAGCCTTGGGCCAGGTTCTGTTTGATAAAGTCTGTGAGCATCTCAACCTGCTGGAGAAGGACTATTTTGGCCTGGCAGCATGGGATTCATCCAATAACAAGGTGAATGATTTCATTCTAGATACTATGATATGCATGTTAGAGAgtataaaatttaattacacaTGCTAGCATCATACTCAGTTAGTTATCTGATCTAAATACAGCTCTACAGTAGTTAAAGTAGAGCCATATTTATTACTTACAGTATAGTAAATTtctgactttttattttccttcttcagGTGTGGCTGGACGTTTCTAAACAGGTTCACAAGCAGATTATACGTGCGTAATATTGCTCTGTTCTGTGGTGTATAGAACACATCagatctgtgtgtttatgtgcagtTATGTTTATTTTCGCTGATGATTGTGGTTTTAGGTCAAGATGCTACATTTACATTCAGTGTCAAGTTTTACCCACCTGACCCTTCTGTACTGGCTGAGGACATCACAAGGTaaaatccctctctctctcttactctctcgctctttctctctctccttctattGACataggtacactatatggccaaaagtttgtggagacctgaccatcacacctatggCTTGTTTTCTGCAAAGATGTCAAGTACCAGATATCAGCCAATTATCACAGCTCTGATAACGGTATAATTGGATAAAGAGGTATAGAAATGTCTATATGACATGCATCCATTAATTGTCATATTCCTATGTctacaaaataatcaaaacaatACATACAATATCAATAATCAAAGAGCTGGTGTTATCAGTTTGAGCTTTTTGTTAAAGAAAAGCTCCGCCCtgaattacattaaatatgttcatatttgtttatatgttgtttattgttgaaatacactatatggccaaaagtacatGGACACCTGATCAAGCACAcaatatgtgcttgttgaacatcccattccatttTTAGGCCCCCTTTGCTGTtctaataacctccactcttctgggaaggctttccactagattttggagcgtggctgtgggaatttgctcATTCggccacaagagtattagtgaagtcaggcactattgtagggtgaggaggtctggggtgcagtcagtgttccagttcatctcaaaggtgttcagtggggttgaggtcaggggtctGTGTAGGCCActagagttcttccactccaaccttggcacaccatgtcttcattgagctcgctttgtgcacaggggtatttcTGTAATGCTACAGCCTACAAAGACGTCCTATACAATTgtctgcttccaactttgtgacagcagtttggggaagaaccagatatgggtgtgatggtcatttGTAGTGTGTTActcctaaccttaacctcaataACCAAGAGGAAATCTTtcggctcttttagtttttggAGTTTTTATGAAAAAGCAATCAaaattgtcagatattcctatgcTTCGTGgcacatttggtccccaccaagatataataACCTGCCCACACACAGGTACACTTAACACCATTAGCTTTTCTGCTGACCtacagtgaggtccaaaagtctcagaccacattgaaaatcaggattttttttttttttattaaaagttggaaataaacagaaggttttagaatttagattttttttaaaaattaaacaaataaagtaaatgttcaatatcaagattctgcactatttctagtccgtatttaaatgtaagcaaactTTTGATAGTGaacatgttaactgctttgtacaaaaggtcagatgttcctcatgcctaatctcttctattgaagcatgtgttcagatgacactctgatggatttgatctaaaatggaacataaggttttgcacaaacttgtggagtccatgccagctcgagtacacactctcattaaagcaaaaagggctTTGTTTTAAAGCCGCCTTTTCTGTCCAGTAAAACGACACCAGTaaaatgcatttacagtgtCAATATGCCTGTTTTGTATAATTCTCTGAATATTTGGCCCctgtatagagagagacactataaacacatcacacactcatcaagCTTCAACAAAAGTTGTTCAAGCTGTTTAAACATGTTTCAGTTCCTGAGAATGTTTGCCcattgttaatgtgtgtgtataagcaaTGTGCtccatgtatttatttacttccttattcattattatttttttcctcagataCTTACTGTGTCTTCAGCTAAGGGCAGACATCCTGACTAGCCGTCTGCCCTGTCCGTCAGATGTGTTGGCAGTTCTGGGATCCTACACAGTCCAGTCGGAATTTGGAGATTATAATCCTGAACTACATGGGAAAGAGTTCTTCAGTAACATTCCCCTTGCACCCAATCAGACTCCAGAGCTGGAAGAGAAAGTGACAGAGCTGCATCGCACACTCAGGTATTTTGGTTATCCGCAAACATACCATATATAATCATCATCCTCATGATCAGTGTTATCATGTGCAAAAAGGATATAAtacaaagaaaatgacaaagaaagaaaaagaaatgatatgtttgagttctgttgcttttaaaggaaaataCAAAAGCATATTTCAGTCAGTATAATTTCTTAAATCTAaatgaaaagtaataaaattttataaaaacGTAGAAAATGAGTTTTAGGATTCTTCTTAAAAAACAatacatgtgcacacactcacatacggatccatataaaaacacagaaatcaaTTTTCTGTATGTGTCGATGCAGATCCATGAGTCCTGCTGAAGCAGATCAGCTTTTCCTGCAGAATGTCAAGACGCTCGACATGTACGGAGTACACCTGCATCCTGCTAAGGTAGCATGAGGAAAATTGCTTGTGTAATATGTCATGCTGGTATAAGTTCCCCTCTGTGTTTCTATGTgtcaatatgtaaatatattatttgatttgtttgtgcTTATCGGTCTGTGTGTACAGGATGCCAGTGGAGCAGATGTGATGCTGGGGGTATGTGCTGATGGTCTAGCGGTGTATGAAGGTGAGGAAAAGACACAGACTTTCATCTGGCCTAACGTTCTGAATATGTCTTACAAGCGCAGCAACTTCCATGCCAGGATTATACACTCAGAGGTAAGCTTGTGTATCACATGCCTAACATGCTAGCTCAAGATgtgattacaaaaaaatatatattatttttttttacatattgtttAGGAAAATCAAACAATCCTGGCTAATAACATGACTTTTTCCTAAGAACTCTTGAGGAACAATTTTTTCTAagattgtatttatttagcagtATATAATCGAGTATAAGAtatttaatgatgatgatgatgatgatggggaAACCAGCAGAATTAGAGTCTACTGAGCTATttcactaataataaattaatagatATTAATCTTGAATATGAAACTGTGAATATTTAAGCAAGTCTCTTTGGATCTTATTCAGGATGCAACTGAGAATACCATCAAATTCAGTTTGCCCAGCTACCGTGCCTGCAAATGCCTGTGGAGAAATGCTGTGGAGCATCATGCCTTCTTCAGGTAGCAGTTTATAGCtgattatatacagttatacactgCCATAAGTATCATAATGTGTAGTAGTCCGCAAAGGAACCCTAATCACAACGTAGCAAGTAATTCGTCTGAATCAAGCATCTGCATGCAGTGTAAATGAGAGAAACCATGAAATATTATACACTTCTAGACATATTAACCAGTAATTCAATATTTAACACGTGCACATATCCTCATATCTTAGGAACCTTGAGGAGCAAGACAAGGTCAAAGAGGGGCTGCTACATTTGGGTTCTAAGTTTCGCTTCCACGGGAGCACTCATGCAGAATCTCTCAAGGCCAGCTCCACCATCGAGCGACCAGCTCCACACTTTTCACGCTCAGGCATCAAGAGAAAAGGTACATATgcttgtgtatctgtgttttcAGGGATCTATCATAATGAGGTGTATTCAGAGTGGAGTTAGAGAGAGTGAGCAGTGaaatttaatactgaaattgtgcacTGAACCCTTTTTGGTCTTAAAGGCAAGTACTTTTGTTTAAAGGCATTGGTCTAGATTCTATTGAAAAACCCTGCCTTGGATGTTCTACTCAAGAAAGAATCTGGCAAACACAAAGCcctgaactacatgcaggtggTTTTTCAATAATCTGAATGGTGCACCCAGAATATCGATTTAAGGCTAAGGGGCTTAACCCACCTCTGAATACGCACAACCTTCCCTGCATAAATATCCCTGTGTAACATTTGGACTGAAGTCTCCAACACTGAATACAGCTCAGTGTTTATAAgagtatatgtatgtgtgccAACTACTGTTAATAATTATTCTTCCAGCAAAAGAAAGCTATCTTATGGCTTTGAAGCGCCCATACCAAACCGAGGTTGACGACTGGTTCCAAGTGCTTGGCTCTGATGAATCATGGCCCACTTATGGCCCAGGTAGAGTCCAGCGAAACTATCTATAACTTGTTCAGACCCTAAatatgatatgtgtgtgtgtatatagcatACACTGATTGAGAATTTTGTAAGATACAATCACTTATTAAGCCTGATGTGCACACAGACAAGGGCGAACTGACAGGTGGAGAGACCCTTGCttataaagaaagagaggaagtggATAAGCTGGATGACGAGTGGTTTCAGCTATTGGGTGGGCGCTACTTTCCCACTCAGCATTCTTTGTCATCCTTAAGTTCAGGTAAATTTAATCTTCCTCCCTCTGTTCACATAGTTCCTCTGTGCTTGCATTTTTATCTCCCCTTTTCAACATTTCCTTTCTACCTTAATCATGGTTATTCTCAGTTGTTTCCagtgttatgaaaaaaaataatacagtagGCCTGAATTAAGTTTGACTACATTTAAAATTTCCCCATATAAATGTTTTGCACAGATACTGATATTTTAGAAAGTGCTACATTCCAGCTTTGGAAACTACAAGCTGATGACTGGTTTGTCCTCCTCAAACCCCACACTTATCAACCCACTTTTTGGCACTGGAAGACCATACCATGTGAGTTCTGATTTTGCAGATTGTTCCTAAGGAGGTTTTCAGGGAGTAAATTTCAGAGCAAGTAGCTAAAAATTGTATCACCATCTTTTCATAATAAAGAAatgggttgccaggtctgtctGACAAAACTAGCCCAAAAGGCCGTCCCAAAATTGGAGTCAAATGATCAATGAAACCAGACTGATACTAAAGCTCAAAATCAAATCCTTCCAAACCTTATTTTACAGCCCAAAATCATGGCTACCACCACAATCATAtggtaatatttacaaaatcaAAGTAATAGCATCCAATATGTTTTCAAATAAAGCCATATTATAGCCAAACTGTTCTTTCATTGAGGTACTGAAATGTGAATGAGCAGACCAATTCACTGACACACAGTCATACAGTAAAAGGAATGTACCAGTTTTACTGATGCGTTTACtggttgcattaaaaaaaacttcagctCATATATTTGGCCTGTAAAGCATTTgatataattaatgtaattaatgcaGAAAGTCCACCTCCAGACCTGATGACAAAAAAGTCCTAATTCTGCTGGAAATCTGCTGACCTGGCAACACTGGTAGAGATCAGGCATTAATATTTCTGCTTTTATCCTCAGCGTCTCTACAGTCCTCTCAAGCTGAAGAGCAGAGAGAAGAGCTGGAATGGATAGAAAGAACCTCAGAGATGGGTATAAAGGAtgacaaaataagaaaagaggTTGAGGCTGTGACAGAACGTCATGAGGAACTGGAAATGGAAAGAAACCTAATGAGACCAGACGTTGCTGAAGAAAATCTAAAGCTGGATATTGAAGCCAGTGAGCAAATACTGAAAGTTATGAGGAAAAAGATAGAACAAGAGGGGGATGGAGAGGAATTACAAACAGTAGTAATGTATGAACAGAGAACACAGGAAGTAGAACCTCATACTGGACAATTTCAGGAGTTTTTTGTTGAGCAAAGTATGAGAGGGATGGAGGTAGTAGACACAGTACATGAATTGATGTTAAAGACAGGTCAAGTAGTGTCTGAGGAAAATATAGAGGAATTAGAGGAAACATTACTAGAAGTGGAAAGTATTGAACAAAGACTGGAGGACATACAAAGGCTGAAAGTCAGATTACAGGAAGTAGACATTTTGCAGCAAAAACTAGAAGAAGTGCAGCAGGCAAGAAGACAACGAGGGGAGAGCGACGACTGGTACGTTCTGCTGGAGCACAAACTGATGGAATCTTTAGCACCTACAAGAATACTAGTAGTGGAAACCTCTGAACAAAAGCTGCAGgacatagaaaagaaaagacaagaacAAAGACAGAGAGGTGATTGGTACCTTTTGCTGGATCGCAAACCCTTGGTGATATCTTCAGCAAGTGCAGGTATGCAACTTCTTTCAGCTCTGTAAGggttattacatatatatacacagtaccattcaaaagtttggacacaccttcttattcaatggttttaatttatttttattgttttcaacattgtatattaatactgaagacatccaaACTACGAAAGAACACGATTTGATGACAGCTTGGCACACTCTTGGCATTCTCTCAGTCAGCCTCATGAGGTAGTCACCTGAAATGGTTTTCCAACAATCTTGAAGGAGTTCCCAGAGGTGTTGAGTACTTGTTGGctgcttttccttcactctCCGGTCCAACTCATCCCAAACCATCTCAATTGGATTTAGATCGGGTGATTGTGGAGGCTAGGTCATCTGATGCAGCACTCCATGACTCTCCTTCTTGGACAAATAGCTCTTACATAACCTagaggtgtgtttggggtcattgtcctgttggaaaacaaatgatggCCCCACTATGTGCAAACCAGATGGGATGGCATGTctctgcaaaatgctgtggtagcCATGCTGGCTAAGTATGCCCTCAATTTCGACTAAGTCACCAACAGTGTCATCAGCAAAGcacccccacaccatcacatatcctcctccatgcttcacagtgggaacCAGACATTCAGGAACCGTCCGTTCACCTTCTCTACGTCTAACAAAGACGTGGCGGTTagaaccaaaaatctcaaatttggactcatcagaccagaggaCAGTTTTCCACTGATCTAATGTCGATTTCTTGTGTTTCTTGGCCCAAGCAAGTTTCTTCTGCTTGTTGTTCTTCTGAAGTAATGGTTTCTTTGCCTGCAATTCGACCATGAAGGCCTGACTCACacagtctcctctgaacagTGAATGTTGAATTATGTCTGCCACTTGAACTCCGAGAAGCATTTATGTGGGCTGTAATCTGAGGAGATGTAAATTGGTAAAATGTAAACTTATCCTCTGCAGCAGAGGTAGCTCTTGGTCTTCCTTTCCCGGGACGGTCCTCATGAGAGCCAGTTTCATCATAGCGTTTGATGGTTTTGGCGACTGCACTTGGGGATACATTCAAAGTTCTTGAGATTTTTCGGATTGACTGACCTTCATTTCTTAAAGTAATGATGGACTGTCTTTTGTCTTTACTTAACTGAGTGTTTCTTGCCATAATATGGATTTGTACAGTAGCTGTAGTAGCACTAATGGGGCTTCTGCCTTCCGCTGCACAAAACAATTGATGGTCTAAAGCACATTAAGATGGCAAGAAATGTCACAGATTAACTCTTGACAAGGCACACCTGTGAATTGAAAACCATTCCAGGTGACTACCTCATGAATCTGATGAGAGAATGCCATGAGTGTGCCAAGCTGTCATCAAAGCTAAATATAGCTACGTTGgacaatctaaaatataaaacacattctGGGTTGTTTAACACTattttgtttactacataattccatacgtgttctttcatagtttggatgtcttcagtattaatgtacaatgttgaaaataataaaaataaagaaaaaccattgaaggagaaggtgtgtccaaacttttgactggtactgtatatatacatatataagcAATTATAATATCACAAAAAACTTTCTTTAAGATCAGTGTTATCAAGGTGTCTTGAGTCAAAAAGCACTACATACAATAAGCAATAGTCTAATGAATTGTTAGTTTATACAATAATTAGAAACACGTTTCTAAAATGTACCTTTATTgggccttcataacacattcatatacaTTGCATAAATGTTATACAGTAGTACTGGAGGATTTATGTTAGACTTATGCAGAAAGTGACAGTTAAGTTTTTTTACACAGTATGCATCTTACTTTATGAcataaagggaaaataaaatccAGACTATTTTTACTAAggtaaaaaggtaaaaaatatCCAAGACTATATCTTGGCTATAGCGCAATCTGTATTTTTCAATTACcgctttaataggaacacctgtaccacTGCTAATTCATGAAATTATCCAAtcacaggaatctgaggctatactGAGCATAGGTTCATTGACACTGAACTgttgaagaaaaggaaaaaaacaggcaaaacagttcagttttggtgaacctgagCTCAGTATAGCCTTGgattcatgttcttggctgacatcagtggaacccagtgtgaaCCCAATGTgctcttttgctgttgtaattcATTCTCCTCAAggtttggcatgtttttgtgttctgagatgcttttctgctcaccacgctGTGTacaagagtggttatttgagctaCCGTATTTGTGTTTCCTGTCACgctgaaccagtctggccattctcctctgacatcTTTCATCAACAATGTGTTTCACCCACAGAACTAActctcactggatttttttttcaacattctgtgtaaaataatattatgcattgtgttgctgccacatgattggctgttttgattattgcataaatgagcaggatCACATGTGTTCCTACTAAAGTTGCCAGTAAGAGtatataaatagttatataAAATAGTCTAAGCACATTCATGAAGCTATGAGGCTTTGCCTCTTACTGTCATCTTACTTTCTGGGAGGTGTATTTACAGCATGTAGTTATCAGAGCATGGAATTGGATGCAGATCAACTAACGTGGTGGTTGTCCATCTGCATCCAAAGCTATTTCGATGCCACATTATTTATAAGAATATTGAACATCAGcagaataaattattttcaatCAATTTTGGTAATCAATTTTGCACTTACAATGCCGTTATGAAGCACTAATATGTAGCTGTAGTATTATTTAAGTTGCCTGTATATCAGTTAAATGAATAGGAATGGAGTGGATCCATCACAAAGGAAGTTTTAAAGcttcatgaatgtgcagttagtaaaaacaaactaataacaTGCATGACaagaataaatacagtaaaaatagtataaaaatgaaaattgagGGCTCTTTTGTCTTTATATTATACAAAGCTTGTACTGTCACAACACAAGTTTTGAAATTATTCTTTCATCAATATAAAGGattaatgcaatgtttttgaatgtgttATGGAGACCCAATGTAGGTACCTGTTAGTAAAGTGTTACCCAATATATACAGCGGTGTGCAAAATTCCTAGGCACGTGTTAAGAAATAtggtaaagcaaagatgcctttaaaaataatgaatttaaacattttctacataaaataaaacttcaatCAAGAGAATTAGGAGCAAAACTAAACAAAGCAAATAACCCTTTATGATGTCTTTACATCATAATGTACATCAGTAGTTTCAGAtacattttgtgcagttttataaggaaatttgAGTATTTTGGAGAATCTGACACAGTTCTTTAGGAGattttgactgtcacacttgcttctgtttttgtagCTAATCTCTGACAGCCAGCATTCGCTTTTTTGTTGTTACATAATGTAACCTTTTCTACTGACAtaccaaccttttttttttttttacatttaatttttgttggaaaagtaatgtttggaaatgtttttttttttttactgacccaATAAttcagaagtcataaaataactAAGACAAAAttagtattaaaatatttacagtgcccaagacttttgcacagtactgtatatagaaaATCTATAGTGGTAATTTGCTCTATAACCCCATATACAACAGTATAAATTCCATCCACTTCATCACTTCTGTATTTTTATGGTCCTATCATGGACACAGCAGAGCAAAAAGCAGAGATTAGAC
This window contains:
- the epb41b gene encoding protein 4.1b isoform X4, which codes for MKLACSPCASGVSSGYTGFLPQSNTCAVGFSTLPNCVRLCPAMGWHPIQGVPCLVPFVLWDKSQAPCNPVRVKMTTFRCRVILLDDTVVERDLEKKALGQVLFDKVCEHLNLLEKDYFGLAAWDSSNNKVWLDVSKQVHKQIIRQDATFTFSVKFYPPDPSVLAEDITRYLLCLQLRADILTSRLPCPSDVLAVLGSYTVQSEFGDYNPELHGKEFFSNIPLAPNQTPELEEKVTELHRTLRSMSPAEADQLFLQNVKTLDMYGVHLHPAKDASGADVMLGVCADGLAVYEGEEKTQTFIWPNVLNMSYKRSNFHARIIHSEDATENTIKFSLPSYRACKCLWRNAVEHHAFFRNLEEQDKVKEGLLHLGSKFRFHGSTHAESLKASSTIERPAPHFSRSGIKRKAKESYLMALKRPYQTEVDDWFQVLGSDESWPTYGPDKGELTGGETLAYKEREEVDKLDDEWFQLLGGRYFPTQHSLSSLSSDTDILESATFQLWKLQADDWFVLLKPHTYQPTFWHWKTIPSSLQSSQAEEQREELEWIERTSEMGIKDDKIRKEVEAVTERHEELEMERNLMRPDVAEENLKLDIEASEQILKVMRKKIEQEGDGEELQTVVMYEQRTQEVEPHTGQFQEFFVEQSMRGMEVVDTVHELMLKTGQVVSEENIEELEETLLEVESIEQRLEDIQRLKVRLQEVDILQQKLEEVQQARRQRGESDDWYVLLEHKLMESLAPTRILVVETSEQKLQDIEKKRQEQRQRGDWYLLLDRKPLVISSASAEIDIQSSRVRVVEEHKNLGEEKEWREERVINVRETQPTLPAQREEQTQKQKDDDWFIQQDVSPKEGGVYKETREEEAQLVKKEGKKIIFEEKRREMIETSHEMVQMNPIPFTPSVPMTLISEDTAGLRPHQTVKIEEKEVIFDKKPMIIRKEQVIVGEVEKKNPAIRREDEDDWFVFFSPAQFVKMAVATARGHVVEDRRLYPYVPGPKAAAYHREVIDDWFIMFEPVSKKSVSVDRRAEEDQARKEELFKKKAMAEDRRKVTGFKPPSVPVIPLTPADQPMTSTPTAQSVRITRPTYEEESLKRLDITQEITQDITQESKVETESIIKRKRREKRIEGESIYIRHSILMLEDSDVIQDVVLRHHASISELKRIFMEDMPVSGPTEWDRRLSTYIPVVYPQLSNGELFTGIDIMGADELVAV